In Rhodanobacter humi, the following are encoded in one genomic region:
- a CDS encoding glycosyltransferase yields MSHTETALLQQHCEKLQQRIGLMQQFFDEHALREKTRLRAGDAACLERIRRAPDYAAAYGEQPLVSVIVPTYNRAELIVQRTLPSVQRQDHANWELLIVGDCMEASQAAILHAAAQDDPRIRFHNLRRRGKYPSSKGPMWYVAGIKPVNFGLRVARGAWIAHLDDDDEFLPDHLSSLLRTARENRAEWAHGRVRFLDDDGNEQGVVGSAIPRFSEISRIGSLYHAGLKTFRYNPGCWKYFHPGDWDLWERLLDMGVRHAHTDEIVAVHHGDYFRSSVLEDGRDPAVSFRAATPEEIYRHWLQPQRLTPQHAALAQGRQTPLSVEVVVIDTDGTAADVQASLDSLAGQQHRDLRVTVLSDRDDLACPGAALQSLHGDWVERFNELAAASDADWLLPLFAGDELAPHALLLLAENAGTRPEHACCYVDEDTRVGDGYGQPILKPDLNLDMLRSYPYLGRTLAMRREALLELGGLNAQRGPLAHYDFAFRSIEQHGLQSVGHLAEVLYRAGQPYAQWLASPPVREHAAAVVAGHLDRLGIRHEIASDALTGVHRVRYLHDRQPPVSIIIPTRDQLPMLNGLIDSLLAKTSYRNYELLIVDNDSRDPAACAYLDGIERLNNPQLRVLRWPHPFNYSAINNFAAAQARGEYLVLLNNDTAVLHEDWIEALLNHAQRPEVGIVGAKLHYPDGRIQHAGVVLGLRGPADHPFIGEPMDAPGYMHRLQVDQNYTAVTAACLMIRKSVYEEVGGLDEQDFKVSYNDVDLCLKVHQAGYLTVWTPYARLMHEGSVSQNKVDQTAQEAKHARFKGEQQAMYRKWLPLLARDPAYNRNLSLAGNGFDLDQLRPQAWQPFEQPLLPRLFCVAADANGCGHYRIRQPFHAMQREGLAEGAIAPMHLEPIGMERYAPSTIVLQRQLSDSQLETMRDYRDFSRAFKVYELDDYLPNLPLKSVHRDGIPRDVLKSLRKAVALTDRFVVSTAPLAEQFADMHSDIRVVPNRLPMDWWRQLASRRRKGAKPRVGWAGGSSHRGDLELIADVVRELAGEVEWVFFGMCPEKLRPYVHEHHDGVPIDKYPAALASLDLDLALAPLEDNLFNACKSNLRLLEYGACGFPVVCSDIVCYRGDLPVTRVRNRFKEWVDAIRMHAGDLDATAKMGDALRTMVQRDWMLTGDNLVAWRDAWMPDR; encoded by the coding sequence ATGAGCCACACCGAGACGGCCCTGCTGCAGCAGCACTGCGAAAAGCTGCAACAGCGCATCGGACTGATGCAGCAATTCTTCGACGAACATGCCCTGCGGGAAAAGACGCGGCTCCGCGCCGGCGATGCGGCGTGCCTCGAACGCATCCGCCGCGCTCCCGACTATGCGGCGGCCTACGGCGAACAACCGCTGGTCTCGGTCATCGTTCCCACGTACAACCGTGCCGAGCTGATCGTGCAGCGCACGCTGCCGAGCGTGCAGCGCCAGGATCACGCGAACTGGGAGCTGCTGATCGTCGGCGACTGCATGGAAGCGTCGCAGGCGGCGATCCTGCATGCGGCCGCGCAGGACGACCCGCGCATACGCTTCCACAACCTGCGCCGACGCGGGAAATACCCGTCGTCGAAGGGGCCGATGTGGTACGTGGCCGGCATCAAGCCGGTCAACTTCGGCCTGCGCGTGGCCCGCGGCGCGTGGATCGCCCATCTGGACGACGACGACGAATTCCTGCCCGATCACCTTTCGAGCCTGTTGCGCACCGCACGGGAAAACCGCGCCGAATGGGCGCACGGACGCGTCCGCTTCCTGGACGACGACGGCAACGAGCAGGGCGTGGTCGGCAGCGCCATCCCGCGCTTCAGCGAAATATCACGCATCGGCAGCCTGTACCACGCCGGGCTGAAGACCTTCCGCTACAACCCCGGGTGCTGGAAGTACTTCCACCCGGGCGACTGGGATTTGTGGGAGCGTCTGCTCGACATGGGCGTGCGCCACGCCCACACGGACGAAATCGTCGCCGTCCATCACGGCGACTATTTCCGCAGTTCGGTGCTGGAGGATGGCCGGGATCCGGCCGTCAGCTTCCGCGCCGCCACCCCCGAAGAGATCTATCGCCACTGGCTGCAGCCCCAGCGGCTTACGCCGCAACACGCCGCGCTGGCTCAAGGCCGGCAGACCCCGCTTTCCGTGGAAGTCGTCGTCATCGACACTGACGGCACGGCCGCCGACGTCCAGGCCAGCCTCGACAGCCTCGCCGGGCAGCAGCATCGCGACCTGCGCGTGACCGTGCTGTCGGATCGTGACGATCTCGCCTGCCCCGGCGCCGCACTGCAATCGCTGCATGGCGACTGGGTCGAACGCTTCAATGAACTGGCCGCCGCCAGCGACGCGGACTGGCTGCTCCCGCTGTTCGCCGGCGACGAGCTGGCGCCGCATGCGCTGCTGCTGCTCGCCGAGAACGCCGGCACCCGTCCGGAGCACGCCTGCTGCTATGTCGACGAGGACACGCGTGTCGGCGATGGCTACGGGCAGCCGATCCTCAAGCCCGACCTGAACCTGGACATGTTGCGCAGCTATCCCTACCTGGGCCGCACCCTGGCCATGCGCAGGGAAGCCTTGCTCGAACTGGGCGGATTGAATGCGCAACGCGGGCCGCTCGCCCATTACGACTTCGCGTTCCGCAGCATCGAACAACATGGCCTGCAATCCGTGGGACATCTTGCCGAGGTGCTGTACCGCGCCGGCCAACCCTACGCGCAATGGCTGGCGTCGCCACCGGTGCGCGAGCATGCCGCCGCAGTCGTGGCAGGCCATCTCGACCGCCTGGGCATCCGCCACGAAATCGCGTCCGACGCTTTGACCGGCGTCCATCGCGTGCGTTACCTGCACGATCGCCAGCCGCCGGTCTCGATCATCATCCCCACCCGCGACCAGCTGCCGATGCTCAACGGCCTGATCGACAGCCTGCTCGCCAAGACCAGCTACAGGAACTACGAGCTGCTGATCGTGGACAACGACAGCCGCGACCCGGCCGCGTGTGCCTATCTCGACGGCATCGAGCGGCTGAACAACCCGCAGTTGCGCGTGCTGCGCTGGCCGCATCCGTTCAACTACTCCGCAATCAACAATTTCGCCGCGGCACAGGCGCGCGGCGAATACCTGGTCCTGCTCAACAACGACACCGCAGTGCTGCACGAGGACTGGATCGAGGCGCTGCTCAACCACGCGCAACGGCCCGAGGTGGGCATCGTCGGCGCCAAGCTGCACTACCCCGACGGGCGCATCCAGCACGCCGGCGTGGTGCTTGGCCTGCGCGGGCCGGCCGACCATCCCTTCATCGGCGAGCCCATGGACGCGCCCGGCTACATGCACCGCCTGCAGGTGGACCAGAACTACACCGCGGTCACCGCCGCCTGCCTGATGATCCGCAAGTCGGTGTACGAGGAAGTCGGCGGGCTGGACGAGCAGGACTTCAAGGTCTCCTACAACGACGTCGACCTGTGCCTCAAGGTGCATCAGGCTGGCTACCTCACGGTGTGGACGCCCTATGCGCGCCTGATGCACGAGGGCAGCGTCAGCCAGAACAAGGTGGACCAGACCGCCCAGGAAGCCAAGCACGCGCGCTTCAAGGGCGAGCAGCAGGCGATGTACCGCAAGTGGTTGCCGCTGCTGGCACGCGATCCGGCCTACAACCGCAACCTCAGCCTGGCCGGCAACGGCTTCGACCTCGACCAGCTCCGGCCGCAGGCCTGGCAGCCCTTCGAGCAGCCGCTGCTGCCCCGCCTGTTCTGCGTGGCCGCCGATGCCAACGGCTGCGGCCACTACCGCATCCGGCAACCGTTCCACGCCATGCAGCGGGAGGGACTGGCCGAAGGCGCGATCGCACCGATGCACCTGGAGCCGATCGGGATGGAGCGCTACGCGCCGTCCACCATCGTGCTGCAGCGCCAGCTCAGCGACAGCCAGCTCGAGACCATGCGCGACTACCGTGACTTCAGCCGCGCCTTCAAGGTCTACGAGCTGGACGACTACCTGCCCAACCTGCCGCTCAAGAGCGTGCATCGCGACGGCATCCCCAGGGACGTGCTGAAATCGCTGCGCAAGGCCGTGGCACTCACCGATCGCTTCGTGGTTTCCACCGCGCCACTGGCCGAGCAGTTCGCCGACATGCACAGCGACATCCGCGTGGTGCCGAACCGCCTGCCCATGGACTGGTGGCGACAGTTGGCCAGCCGGCGCCGCAAGGGCGCCAAACCGCGTGTGGGCTGGGCCGGTGGCAGCAGCCACCGCGGCGACCTGGAACTGATCGCCGACGTGGTGCGCGAGCTGGCCGGCGAGGTCGAATGGGTGTTCTTCGGCATGTGCCCGGAGAAGCTGCGTCCGTACGTACACGAGCACCACGACGGCGTGCCCATCGACAAGTATCCGGCAGCCCTGGCCTCGCTCGATCTCGACCTCGCGCTGGCGCCGCTGGAGGACAACCTGTTCAACGCCTGCAAGAGCAACCTGCGCCTGCTCGAATACGGCGCCTGCGGCTTCCCGGTGGTGTGCAGCGACATCGTCTGCTACCGGGGCGACTTGCCGGTGACGCGGGTGCGCAACCGCTTCAAGGAATGGGTGGACGCGATCCGCATGCACGCTGGCGACCTTGACGCCACCGCGAAGATGGGCGACGCGCTGCGCACGATGGTGCAGCGCGACTGGATGCTCACCGGCGACAACCTGGTCGCCTGGCGTGACGCCTGGATGCCGGATCGGTGA
- a CDS encoding class I SAM-dependent methyltransferase, translating to MSSSIPAIDLPGLKNLLSEARVQKGVDDIWGMVGGIFEQAQKELPAQHAMSRRELSFHDHVKLLGYLCLLIGEIPGDIVEIGVWKGKSLCFMSQICGRKRRIFGIDPMELEKQPDELGYYHGKLFPEAKLIRGYSELAADRVYAEAPRTVLLHIDGGHAGRNVLLDFLLYAPSVVAGGFVVFDDYGDHRYSPEVGPAVDLLRVGGYFNDFHVLGIVPGYENSYLLQRK from the coding sequence ATGTCGTCAAGCATTCCTGCCATCGATCTCCCCGGGCTCAAGAACCTTCTGAGTGAAGCGAGAGTCCAGAAAGGCGTCGATGACATATGGGGCATGGTCGGTGGCATCTTCGAGCAGGCGCAAAAAGAACTGCCTGCGCAGCACGCCATGTCGCGCAGGGAGCTGTCGTTTCATGACCATGTGAAGTTGCTCGGATACCTCTGTCTGCTGATCGGGGAGATTCCGGGCGACATCGTCGAAATCGGGGTCTGGAAGGGAAAGTCCCTGTGCTTCATGAGCCAGATATGCGGGCGGAAGCGGCGGATCTTCGGAATCGATCCGATGGAACTCGAGAAGCAGCCCGACGAGCTGGGCTACTACCACGGCAAGCTGTTCCCCGAAGCCAAGCTGATTCGTGGCTATTCGGAGCTGGCGGCGGATCGCGTTTACGCCGAGGCGCCCAGGACCGTGCTTCTGCACATCGATGGCGGACACGCCGGTCGCAATGTCCTGCTCGATTTTCTCTTGTATGCACCGAGCGTTGTGGCCGGCGGCTTTGTCGTGTTCGACGACTACGGCGACCACCGCTATTCGCCTGAAGTCGGTCCCGCAGTGGACCTGCTCAGGGTGGGTGGCTACTTCAACGATTTCCATGTCCTTGGCATTGTTCCCGGGTACGAGAACAGCTACCTGCTGCAGCGGAAGTAA
- the fliD gene encoding flagellar filament capping protein FliD: protein MTSISGVGTTTTTTGTGSTSNPGSGLLSSAGIGSGLDVNAIITALVNAKQAGPAQQISSQTTQLQAQEAGLTALGSALNSLQTTLGKLGSSLTFTTYAATLGNTALGTTSTLPNAQPGSYNLTVNHLATAQTRASSAYASGSAVGAGTLTVSVGNQSMNLNVSATDSISSIATAINQSSGNPGVQATIVNGANGAQLLLTSTKTGVANAFSVSAGSGSSAGLSSLATTLNTAGSNEASDASLSIDGIAVTSASNSVSGALNGVTLNLVATGSSTLTVSQDTSAVTGAVSDFVNAYNSYISTVGTLSSYDPSSKQGGVLLGDTTLMSVQRQVNSVLSSSVPGNSIGSLAALGITRNADGTLSSNSSTLGSALQSNPGAVQDLFAGTNGYATRLNSMLDGFTASNGILATRTASIQSQLSNLSQQSTALTARMNVYATQLRQQYTALDTLMSSLNNTSSYLTSSLQAMLNSNSSNK from the coding sequence ATGACCTCCATCTCCGGCGTCGGCACCACCACGACCACCACGGGCACGGGCAGCACCAGCAACCCGGGCAGCGGCCTGCTCAGCTCGGCAGGCATCGGTTCGGGACTGGACGTCAATGCCATCATCACCGCGCTGGTCAATGCCAAGCAGGCCGGCCCGGCGCAGCAGATCAGCAGCCAGACCACGCAATTGCAGGCACAGGAGGCCGGGCTGACCGCACTGGGCAGCGCGCTGAACTCGCTGCAGACCACGCTGGGCAAGCTCGGCAGCAGCCTCACTTTTACTACCTATGCAGCCACGCTGGGAAACACCGCACTGGGTACCACCAGCACCTTGCCCAACGCGCAGCCGGGCAGCTACAACCTGACGGTGAACCACCTGGCCACCGCGCAGACGCGGGCCAGCAGCGCCTATGCGTCGGGCAGCGCGGTGGGCGCCGGAACTTTGACGGTGAGCGTCGGCAACCAGTCGATGAACCTCAATGTCTCGGCGACCGATTCGATCAGCAGCATCGCCACGGCGATCAACCAGTCCAGCGGCAACCCCGGCGTGCAGGCCACGATCGTCAACGGTGCGAACGGCGCGCAGCTGCTGCTGACCTCCACCAAGACCGGCGTGGCCAATGCCTTCAGCGTCAGCGCGGGCAGCGGCAGCAGCGCGGGGCTTTCGTCGCTGGCCACCACGCTGAACACGGCCGGATCGAACGAGGCCAGCGACGCCAGCCTGAGCATCGACGGCATCGCGGTGACCAGCGCCAGCAACTCGGTCAGCGGCGCGCTGAACGGGGTCACCCTGAACCTGGTCGCCACCGGCTCCAGCACGCTGACGGTGAGCCAGGACACCAGCGCGGTGACCGGCGCGGTATCGGACTTCGTCAACGCCTACAACAGCTACATTTCCACCGTGGGCACGCTGAGCAGCTACGACCCGAGTTCCAAGCAGGGCGGGGTGCTGCTGGGCGACACCACGCTGATGTCGGTGCAGCGCCAGGTCAACAGCGTGCTGAGCAGCAGTGTGCCGGGCAACAGCATCGGTTCGCTGGCGGCGCTGGGCATCACGCGCAATGCCGACGGCACGCTGTCCTCCAACAGCAGCACGCTGGGCAGTGCGCTGCAGAGCAACCCGGGCGCGGTGCAGGACCTGTTCGCCGGCACCAACGGCTACGCCACCCGCCTCAACAGCATGCTGGACGGCTTCACCGCCAGCAACGGCATCCTCGCCACGCGCACCGCCAGCATCCAGAGCCAGCTCAGCAACCTGAGCCAGCAGTCGACGGCGCTCACCGCGCGCATGAACGTGTACGCGACCCAGTTGCGCCAGCAGTACACCGCGCTGGACACGCTGATGTCCTCGCTCAACAACACCAGCAGCTACCTCACCAGCTCGCTGCAGGCGATGTTGAACAGCAACTCATCGAACAAGTGA
- a CDS encoding flagellin N-terminal helical domain-containing protein, which translates to MSLVINTNVSSLNAQNNLTKSQSALATATMRLSSGLQINSAADNAAGFAIAQRYTTQIGGLSQASANASDAINLAQTAGSALDQVTANLQAIRDLAVQSANGTYTASDRSSIDQEVQQRLAEITRIANQTSFNGSKVLDGSLGTKSFQVGADVGQTISVNLQTSVKASAMGSIAQMETGNLSGAFVDASGNAQTMDLSKISVTGTDGKSVTLSGKAGSVQDLADAINAAGATGVSAAVDGKGGVSLFANGSFTVADSGAAASGAVTTTAITSGAYVNGSTTATDASGSIATSGSLATGNVQTVNSANALISQVDVALKSVADFAAQLGAVQNRFQSTIATVAAQSTNLQASRSTIQDANFAAETAALSKANVLQQAGISVLAQANANPQMALKLLQ; encoded by the coding sequence ATGTCACTGGTCATCAACACCAACGTTTCCTCGCTGAACGCGCAGAACAACCTGACCAAGTCGCAGAGCGCGCTGGCCACCGCCACCATGCGCCTGTCCTCGGGCTTGCAGATCAACAGCGCCGCCGACAACGCCGCGGGCTTCGCGATCGCCCAGCGCTACACCACCCAGATCGGCGGCCTGTCCCAGGCCAGCGCGAACGCCTCGGACGCGATCAACCTGGCGCAGACCGCCGGCTCGGCGCTGGACCAGGTCACCGCCAACCTGCAGGCGATCCGCGATCTGGCCGTGCAGTCCGCCAACGGCACCTACACCGCCTCGGACCGTTCCTCGATCGACCAGGAAGTGCAGCAGCGCCTGGCGGAAATCACCCGCATCGCCAACCAGACCTCGTTCAACGGTTCCAAGGTGCTGGATGGCTCGCTGGGCACCAAGAGCTTCCAGGTCGGCGCCGACGTGGGCCAGACCATCAGCGTGAATCTGCAGACCAGCGTGAAAGCTTCCGCGATGGGCTCGATCGCCCAGATGGAGACCGGCAACCTGAGCGGTGCCTTCGTCGACGCCAGCGGCAACGCCCAGACGATGGACCTGAGCAAGATCTCCGTCACTGGCACCGACGGCAAGTCCGTCACGCTTTCCGGCAAGGCCGGCAGCGTGCAGGACCTGGCCGACGCGATCAATGCCGCGGGCGCCACCGGCGTCAGTGCGGCGGTCGACGGCAAGGGCGGTGTCAGCCTGTTCGCCAACGGCAGTTTCACGGTGGCCGACAGCGGCGCGGCCGCAAGCGGCGCGGTGACCACCACTGCGATCACCAGCGGCGCCTACGTGAACGGTTCCACCACGGCCACGGACGCCTCGGGCAGCATCGCCACCTCGGGTTCGCTGGCCACCGGCAACGTGCAGACCGTCAACAGCGCCAACGCGCTGATCTCCCAGGTGGACGTGGCCCTGAAGTCGGTGGCCGACTTCGCCGCCCAGCTGGGCGCGGTGCAGAACCGCTTCCAGTCCACCATCGCCACGGTGGCGGCGCAGTCCACCAACCTGCAGGCTTCGCGATCCACCATCCAGGATGCGAATTTCGCGGCCGAGACCGCGGCGCTGAGCAAGGCGAATGTGCTGCAGCAGGCAGGCATCTCGGTGCTGGCCCAGGCCAATGCCAATCCGCAGATGGCGCTGAAGCTGCTGCAGTGA
- a CDS encoding DegT/DnrJ/EryC1/StrS family aminotransferase yields the protein MQAATMQDEAIGHASTIPLMRAQLPDADALLPYLRRIDAARWYTNFGPLANELEQRLATQLDPGDSPAVVSLSSGTAALELALGAMQLPSGAQVLLPALTFVATATAVIRVGHMPLIADVAAGNWLLTPEIARRIATSRRIDAVMPVATFGLAQDITAWDRFVEDTGIPVLIDAAGAFGNQQAARRCHVAFSLHATKALAAGEGGFVVTRDRAMAARIRTLSNFGIDLEHGSQVFFPGGNGKLSEYHAAVALASLDQWPDIERSRRALQARYLRQLQRSCPGVVLQEQAVGGVYPILVVALPSGVHAREIQQELAARGIQTRQWYCPTLDRHPAFASFGAEPLPVAHSLSERLLGLPFYLDITTAQIRRVCESLAVVLAEAAGTIRPTSSHPAGTCHP from the coding sequence ATGCAAGCGGCCACCATGCAGGACGAGGCAATCGGGCACGCCTCGACAATTCCGTTGATGCGCGCGCAATTGCCGGACGCCGACGCGTTGCTGCCGTATCTTCGACGCATCGATGCCGCGCGCTGGTACACCAATTTCGGTCCGCTCGCGAACGAACTGGAGCAGCGGCTGGCCACGCAGCTCGACCCCGGCGACAGTCCCGCCGTGGTCAGCCTGTCCAGCGGCACCGCCGCGCTCGAGCTGGCGCTGGGCGCCATGCAGCTTCCGTCCGGCGCACAGGTACTGCTGCCGGCACTCACCTTCGTCGCCACCGCCACCGCCGTCATCCGCGTCGGCCACATGCCGCTGATCGCCGACGTGGCCGCCGGCAACTGGCTGCTCACACCGGAAATCGCGCGGCGGATCGCGACATCCCGACGGATCGACGCCGTCATGCCCGTCGCAACGTTCGGGCTCGCGCAAGACATCACGGCGTGGGATCGCTTCGTCGAGGACACCGGCATTCCCGTACTCATCGATGCCGCGGGCGCCTTCGGCAACCAGCAGGCCGCGCGGCGCTGCCACGTGGCCTTCAGCCTGCACGCCACGAAAGCGCTCGCCGCCGGCGAGGGCGGTTTCGTCGTCACTCGCGACCGCGCGATGGCCGCGCGGATACGCACGCTGAGCAATTTCGGCATCGATCTCGAGCACGGCAGCCAGGTGTTCTTCCCCGGCGGCAACGGCAAGCTCAGCGAGTACCACGCCGCCGTCGCACTGGCCTCGCTGGATCAATGGCCCGACATCGAACGTTCGCGCCGCGCGCTGCAGGCGCGCTACCTCAGGCAACTGCAGCGATCCTGCCCGGGAGTCGTCCTGCAGGAACAGGCGGTGGGTGGCGTGTACCCGATCCTGGTGGTGGCGCTGCCATCCGGCGTGCACGCCCGGGAAATCCAGCAGGAGCTGGCGGCGCGCGGTATCCAGACGCGGCAATGGTACTGCCCCACCCTCGACCGCCACCCCGCCTTCGCCAGCTTTGGTGCCGAGCCATTACCCGTGGCGCATTCGCTTTCGGAGCGCCTGCTCGGCCTGCCGTTCTACCTGGACATCACGACGGCGCAGATCCGCCGCGTCTGCGAGTCGCTGGCTGTCGTGCTTGCCGAAGCGGCCGGCACGATCCGGCCGACGAGCAGCCATCCCGCCGGGACATGCCACCCATGA
- the fliS gene encoding flagellar export chaperone FliS has product MTNAYMRQASAMYQQTRAEGRVEGADPHQLIAMLLDGAIERIAQARVHLRRGDVPAKGAVVTKAVAIVGELRASLNHEAGGSVAQRLDSLYDYVNRRLLFAQLNNDDEALAECARLLEPVRDGWNGIRDAYLAGRAGSAA; this is encoded by the coding sequence ATGACGAACGCCTACATGCGCCAGGCCAGCGCGATGTACCAGCAGACCCGCGCCGAGGGCCGTGTGGAAGGTGCCGATCCGCACCAGCTGATCGCCATGCTGCTCGACGGCGCGATCGAGCGCATCGCGCAGGCGCGCGTGCACCTGCGCCGCGGCGACGTGCCGGCCAAGGGCGCCGTGGTCACCAAGGCGGTGGCGATCGTGGGCGAGCTGCGCGCCAGCCTCAACCACGAGGCCGGCGGCTCGGTGGCCCAGCGGCTGGATTCGCTGTACGACTACGTCAATCGCCGTCTGCTGTTCGCGCAGCTCAACAATGACGACGAGGCGCTGGCCGAGTGCGCACGCCTGCTCGAACCGGTGCGCGACGGCTGGAACGGCATCCGCGACGCCTACCTCGCCGGGCGGGCCGGGAGCGCCGCGTGA
- a CDS encoding flagellar protein FliT, protein MTAGHVLLERALAVSASMLAAAREGHWGSLPGLDAERQPLLRAGHPRDTRSRELLQQLLACNEEMLDLAARARTEVADALGRHGYAHQALRTYVDLAG, encoded by the coding sequence GTGACTGCGGGACACGTCCTGCTGGAACGCGCGCTGGCGGTCAGCGCCTCGATGCTGGCGGCGGCGCGCGAAGGCCACTGGGGCAGCCTGCCCGGGCTGGACGCCGAGCGCCAGCCGCTGCTGCGTGCCGGCCACCCGCGCGACACGCGCAGCCGCGAACTGCTGCAGCAGCTGCTGGCCTGCAACGAGGAAATGCTGGACCTGGCCGCGCGTGCACGCACCGAGGTCGCCGACGCGCTGGGCCGCCACGGTTACGCGCATCAGGCCCTGCGCACCTACGTCGACCTCGCCGGCTGA
- a CDS encoding PilZ domain-containing protein — MTASSWDEFDQRLSSEEHLHADSEPLAWPPSPELLQRLAERNANTLATLAALEERRADLGDDDNPLMQEILRMDAKLTALVEIVNQLLAPAAALPPRRTLRFNAVGAVLPAALLPAGEGLLLRLRFDACRSLPLELAGRMVRTADESRGFVEFAVQGDATSDAIERLVFRHHRRKVAEARQQLG; from the coding sequence ATGACTGCCAGCAGCTGGGACGAATTCGATCAACGCCTGAGCAGCGAGGAACACCTGCACGCCGACAGCGAGCCGCTGGCCTGGCCGCCGTCGCCGGAACTGCTGCAGCGGCTGGCCGAGCGCAACGCGAACACCCTGGCGACGCTGGCTGCGCTGGAGGAACGCCGCGCCGACCTCGGCGACGACGACAACCCGTTGATGCAGGAAATACTGCGCATGGATGCCAAGCTCACCGCGCTGGTGGAGATCGTGAACCAGTTGCTGGCGCCCGCCGCCGCGCTGCCGCCGCGCCGGACGCTGCGCTTCAACGCGGTGGGCGCCGTGCTGCCGGCCGCACTGCTGCCGGCCGGCGAGGGCCTGCTGCTGCGCCTGCGCTTCGATGCCTGCCGCAGCCTGCCGCTGGAATTGGCCGGCCGGATGGTGCGCACCGCCGATGAAAGTCGGGGCTTCGTCGAGTTCGCCGTGCAGGGTGACGCGACAAGTGACGCGATTGAGCGCCTCGTGTTCCGCCATCACCGACGCAAAGTGGCAGAGGCGCGCCAGCAGCTCGGCTGA